A window of Chryseobacterium aquaeductus genomic DNA:
ATAGAAGCTCGTGAAAAAAATATAGAGTTAAAAGCAAAATTTTTAAAAAGCTACAATAAACTCAAATGGCTGAATGAGAATTTTAGGTTTTAGGAAATATAAAAAAGGAAATCTGAAATTACAGATTTCCTTTTATTTTTGAAAAGTTGAGTCAACTAAACTTTTAATTTCACAAAATACCAAATCAACATTCCCCAGCTTAGGATCATAAACAATCCACCAAGCGGAGTAATCGGTCCTAAGAACTTCAGATTTGCACCCAAATAATCCTGCAGACTCAGACCATAAATACTGAAAGAAAATAATATTGTTCCTACGATCATCAAAATAGAAATCCATTTTTGAGATGAGGTATCAAACTTTAAAATGTAACCCACAATTAATAAAAAGAAGGCTGCATACATTTGGTATCTTACTCCCGTTTCAAAACTTTCCAGTCTTTCTACAGACAAAATTTTCTTTAAAGCATGAGCTCCGAAAGCGCCCAAAATAACCGATAACATGCCGTAAGTGGCACCAAAAACTAAAGTAATTGTTTTCATTTTATAATTCTTGTAATTCTAGTTTTAAATATTTTTTTATCTTATAATCCTGCCAAGTTCCAACGATTTTATTTCCTTTTACATCGGCTTCTATATATGCTTTCGGAATCCATTTTTTTAACTCCTCACTGTGATAATCATTCTCTGTGATTGAGATGTGGTTGTCTTTCAAAATTCCACTCCATTCAATGAGCTTTTTACTTTTATCGTACCAGTAAAAAGCAGAGAAAGAACCATCTTCATAAACCTGTTTCATCAAAAGCGTGATAGGATATTTCTGATCAATCTGTCCTTTATATAATTTATTCTGAACGGTATTTTGTCTCACAAATTTATCAGATTTTGACAATAAATTTTTACCATACAAACTCAAATATTGTTGAATGTCTTTGTAAGGCAATTCGATTTCATAACTTCCCAGATCATCCAAAGCCAGCATTGCATGATTTGAACATCTTTCTCTCACAATCGTTAACTTATCTTTCCCGAAAAAGAATTTGGTATGTTCCAATTTTCCTCTTTTTGCATACTCCAGACACTCTTCATACATTCGAATCT
This region includes:
- a CDS encoding DUF423 domain-containing protein yields the protein MKTITLVFGATYGMLSVILGAFGAHALKKILSVERLESFETGVRYQMYAAFFLLIVGYILKFDTSSQKWISILMIVGTILFSFSIYGLSLQDYLGANLKFLGPITPLGGLFMILSWGMLIWYFVKLKV